From one Lineus longissimus chromosome 3, tnLinLong1.2, whole genome shotgun sequence genomic stretch:
- the LOC135485710 gene encoding uncharacterized protein LOC135485710 isoform X2, whose amino-acid sequence MAACTDGDEICEHELAADFIPNSASRWKRCHAEKLNIYCVPIHKSQYYMNPLDGVVDQQVQKSAAGFSATDRKFRSKCRRRPSATARSTSTSASNRSTSTSELQKSLHSRSQQQAESALPVALTAETDSLRLTPLPTAAELHIKENKRFIRVQYEYDYKSLLRDMIKPHLDPDKCDKWWAKFELEVVRRYNIMEIVDRNLTQPDIDEEMSLAFSESFMARTPSSGNGAECQDPSKKILEDLLKDVQEEEDRVKFLRQNTLADQSMDTAWRTPVSRAFDFLDFRLTMFCLHFLEALDSLIENHVNGLPSDEHCFENLFQTFARIFFLELRIASKRSMNLFGENVSSIPNLRCEVLHGHRLQGGLVITVAEVKPHVKESQPISSYNLPSGGPSEESFENPDDFDLPDEVFGQHAAELLVELPYTALTRFGNKECIFGMIIQCTKVRLTCLHMSDEHLQMLQESEPIELNADDKAKIHYSRPYDILNREDRKHLAYILLLFAYLTDNDVFLK is encoded by the exons atggcggcatgtacCGACGGCGACGAGATATGTGAACATGAGCTTGCTGCTGACTTCATTCCAAACTCCGCATCCCGCTGGAAACGGTGCCATGCTGAAAAACTGAACATCTATTGTGTACCTATTCACAAGTCGCAGTACTACATGAATCCCCTTGACGGCGTGGTCGATCAGCAGGTCCAGAAGTCTGCTGCCGGCTTTTCTGCCACTGATCGGAAATTTAGGTCTAAGTGTAGACGTAGGCCTAGTGCCACTGCCAGAAGTACTAGTACATCTGCATCTAATAGGTCTACATCTACCAGTGAACTACAGAAATCCTTACACTCGCGATCACAGCAGCAGGCAGAATCGGCTCTGCCTGTGGCACTGACTGCAGAGACAGACTCATTGCGATTGACACCATTGCCAACGGCGGCAGAGTTGCAcatcaaagaaaacaaaagatTCATCCGTGTCCAGTATGAATATGATTACAAAAGCCTTCTGCGAGACATGATAAAGCCGCACCTTGATCCAGACAAGTGTGACAAGTGGTGGGCAAAATTTGAACTCGAAGTGGTGCGAAGGTACAACATTATGGAAATTGTCGATAGAAACTTAACCCAGCCAGATATTGATGAGGAGATGTCCTTGGCATTTTCGGAATCATTCATGGCTCGAACCCCAAGCTCGGGCAATGGAGCAG AATGCCAAGACCCAAGTAAGAAAATTCTGGAAGATCTTTTGAAAGATGTACAAGAGGAAGAGGATAGAGTAAAATTTCTACGTCAGAACACATTGGCTGACCAATCTATGGACACTGCATGGAGAACTCCTGTTTCCAGGGCATTCGACTTCCTTGATTTCCGTCT CACTATGTTCTGCTTGCATTTCTTGGAAGCTCTTGACAGTTTGATAGAGAACCATGTTAATGGCTTGCCCAGTGATGAACATTGCtttgaaaatctttttcaaacatttgcaaGAATATTCTTCTTGGAATTGAG AATAGCCTCAAAGCGCTCCATGAATTTATTTGGTGAGAATGTGTCATCCATCCCTAACCTGCGTTGTGAGGTTTTACATGGTCATCGGCTGCAAGGAGGACTGGTCATCACAGTTGCTGAG GTAAAACCGCATGTGAAAGAGTCACAACCTATTTCCAGCTACAATCTGCCTTCAGGAGGCCCAAGTGAGGAATCCTTTGAAAACCCTGATGATTTTGACTTACCAGATGAAGTATTTGGTCAACATGCTGCAGAGCTTCTTGTTGAGCTTCCATACACAGCACTAACTCGTTTTGGCAACAAGGAATGCATTTTTGGTATGATTATTCAGTGCACAAAG GTTCGTCTGACCTGTCTACATATGTCTGATGAGCACCTACAGATGTTACAGGAAAGTGAGCCCATAGAGCTGAATGCAGACGATAAGGCTAAAATACATTATTCTAGACCGTATGATATATTGAATAGGGAGGACCGAAAACATCTGGCATACATTCTGCTACTGTTTGCTTATTTAACTGATAATGATGTATTTTTGAAGTAG
- the LOC135485710 gene encoding uncharacterized protein LOC135485710 isoform X1 has product MAACTDGDEICEHELAADFIPNSASRWKRCHAEKLNIYCVPIHKSQYYMNPLDGVVDQQVQKSAAGFSATDRKFRSKCRRRPSATARSTSTSASNRSTSTSELQKSLHSRSQQQAESALPVALTAETDSLRLTPLPTAAELHIKENKRFIRVQYEYDYKSLLRDMIKPHLDPDKCDKWWAKFELEVVRRYNIMEIVDRNLTQPDIDEEMSLAFSESFMARTPSSGNGAGKHECQDPSKKILEDLLKDVQEEEDRVKFLRQNTLADQSMDTAWRTPVSRAFDFLDFRLTMFCLHFLEALDSLIENHVNGLPSDEHCFENLFQTFARIFFLELRIASKRSMNLFGENVSSIPNLRCEVLHGHRLQGGLVITVAEVKPHVKESQPISSYNLPSGGPSEESFENPDDFDLPDEVFGQHAAELLVELPYTALTRFGNKECIFGMIIQCTKVRLTCLHMSDEHLQMLQESEPIELNADDKAKIHYSRPYDILNREDRKHLAYILLLFAYLTDNDVFLK; this is encoded by the exons atggcggcatgtacCGACGGCGACGAGATATGTGAACATGAGCTTGCTGCTGACTTCATTCCAAACTCCGCATCCCGCTGGAAACGGTGCCATGCTGAAAAACTGAACATCTATTGTGTACCTATTCACAAGTCGCAGTACTACATGAATCCCCTTGACGGCGTGGTCGATCAGCAGGTCCAGAAGTCTGCTGCCGGCTTTTCTGCCACTGATCGGAAATTTAGGTCTAAGTGTAGACGTAGGCCTAGTGCCACTGCCAGAAGTACTAGTACATCTGCATCTAATAGGTCTACATCTACCAGTGAACTACAGAAATCCTTACACTCGCGATCACAGCAGCAGGCAGAATCGGCTCTGCCTGTGGCACTGACTGCAGAGACAGACTCATTGCGATTGACACCATTGCCAACGGCGGCAGAGTTGCAcatcaaagaaaacaaaagatTCATCCGTGTCCAGTATGAATATGATTACAAAAGCCTTCTGCGAGACATGATAAAGCCGCACCTTGATCCAGACAAGTGTGACAAGTGGTGGGCAAAATTTGAACTCGAAGTGGTGCGAAGGTACAACATTATGGAAATTGTCGATAGAAACTTAACCCAGCCAGATATTGATGAGGAGATGTCCTTGGCATTTTCGGAATCATTCATGGCTCGAACCCCAAGCTCGGGCAATGGAGCAGGTAAGCATG AATGCCAAGACCCAAGTAAGAAAATTCTGGAAGATCTTTTGAAAGATGTACAAGAGGAAGAGGATAGAGTAAAATTTCTACGTCAGAACACATTGGCTGACCAATCTATGGACACTGCATGGAGAACTCCTGTTTCCAGGGCATTCGACTTCCTTGATTTCCGTCT CACTATGTTCTGCTTGCATTTCTTGGAAGCTCTTGACAGTTTGATAGAGAACCATGTTAATGGCTTGCCCAGTGATGAACATTGCtttgaaaatctttttcaaacatttgcaaGAATATTCTTCTTGGAATTGAG AATAGCCTCAAAGCGCTCCATGAATTTATTTGGTGAGAATGTGTCATCCATCCCTAACCTGCGTTGTGAGGTTTTACATGGTCATCGGCTGCAAGGAGGACTGGTCATCACAGTTGCTGAG GTAAAACCGCATGTGAAAGAGTCACAACCTATTTCCAGCTACAATCTGCCTTCAGGAGGCCCAAGTGAGGAATCCTTTGAAAACCCTGATGATTTTGACTTACCAGATGAAGTATTTGGTCAACATGCTGCAGAGCTTCTTGTTGAGCTTCCATACACAGCACTAACTCGTTTTGGCAACAAGGAATGCATTTTTGGTATGATTATTCAGTGCACAAAG GTTCGTCTGACCTGTCTACATATGTCTGATGAGCACCTACAGATGTTACAGGAAAGTGAGCCCATAGAGCTGAATGCAGACGATAAGGCTAAAATACATTATTCTAGACCGTATGATATATTGAATAGGGAGGACCGAAAACATCTGGCATACATTCTGCTACTGTTTGCTTATTTAACTGATAATGATGTATTTTTGAAGTAG